Proteins from a genomic interval of Rhizobium rhododendri:
- a CDS encoding ABC transporter permease → MATATSRRSRFASLEFILGAALTLIICVCVLLSDVLFPGGADRLDLMARLMRPFVSLAHPFGTDPLGRDVLARVVAGGKISLLVGFTSVAGAVVIGVVMGLVAGYYRGFWDMLVMRFADIQLALPFILLAITFIAIVGGSLTNTIVLLIVSQWVQYARLVRGSVLTLREREFILSARAIGVADWRIIFQHLLPNLVGPVIVLTTLNVANNILLESSLTFLGLGVDPTIPSWGGMLADGRTYLQTAWWVSVFPGLAILLTVLGLNLLGDWLRDSLDPTGRTSR, encoded by the coding sequence ATCTGCGTCTGCGTGCTGTTGTCCGACGTGCTCTTTCCCGGTGGTGCCGACCGCCTCGACCTGATGGCGCGCCTGATGAGGCCCTTTGTCAGCCTGGCCCACCCCTTCGGCACCGATCCGTTGGGGCGCGATGTCCTTGCCCGGGTCGTGGCCGGCGGGAAGATCTCGCTGCTGGTCGGCTTTACCTCAGTCGCCGGCGCCGTCGTCATCGGCGTGGTGATGGGGCTGGTGGCCGGCTATTATCGCGGCTTCTGGGACATGCTCGTTATGCGCTTTGCCGATATCCAGTTGGCCCTGCCGTTCATTCTGCTCGCCATCACCTTCATCGCAATCGTCGGCGGTAGCCTGACCAACACCATCGTCCTTTTGATCGTGTCGCAATGGGTGCAGTATGCCCGGCTGGTGCGCGGCTCCGTGCTGACGTTGCGTGAGCGGGAGTTCATCCTGTCGGCCCGCGCCATCGGGGTCGCCGACTGGCGCATCATCTTCCAGCACCTTTTGCCAAACCTGGTCGGCCCGGTGATCGTGCTCACCACGCTCAATGTTGCCAACAACATTCTTCTGGAAAGCAGCCTGACCTTCCTCGGCCTCGGCGTCGACCCGACCATTCCGAGCTGGGGTGGCATGCTGGCCGACGGACGCACCTATCTGCAGACCGCTTGGTGGGTCAGCGTCTTCCCCGGCCTTGCCATTTTGCTGACGGTGCTTGGCCTCAACCTTCTCGGCGACTGGCTGCGCGACAGCCTGGATCCGACCGGCAGAACCTCGAGGTAG